A single region of the Mustela lutreola isolate mMusLut2 chromosome 2, mMusLut2.pri, whole genome shotgun sequence genome encodes:
- the COMMD2 gene encoding COMM domain-containing protein 2: MLLDLSEEHKEHLAFLPRVDSTVVAEFGRIAVEFLRRGSNPKIYEGAARKLNVSSDTVQHGVEGLTYLLTESSKLMISELDFQDSVFVLGFSEELNKLLLQLYLDNRKEIRTILSELAPDLPSYHSLEWRLDVQLASRSLRQQIKPSVTIKLHLNQNGDHSTKVLQTDPATLLHLVQQLEQALEEMKTNHCRRVVRNIK, encoded by the exons ATGCTGCTGGACCTGTCGGAGGAGCATAAGGAGCACTTGGCGTTTTTGCCGCGAGTGGACAGCACGG TGGTCGCGGAGTTTGGGCGGATTGCGGTGGAGTTCCTGAGGCGAGGCTCGAACCCCAAGATCTACGAAGGCGCCGCCA GAAAACTCAATGTGAGCAGTGACACTGTCCAACATGGTGTGGAAGGATTAACGTACCTCCTCACTGAAAGCTCGAAGCTTATG ATTTCTGAACTGGATTTCCAAGACTCTGTTTTTGTTCTGGGATTCTCTGAAGAATTGAACAAATTATTGCTTCAGCTTTATTTGGACAACCGAAAAGAGATCAGAACTATTCTGAGTGAATTGGCACCAGACCTTCCAAGTTACCACAGCCTTGAATGGCGACTGGATGTACAg CTTGCAAGCAGAAGCCTGAGGCAACAGATTAAACCATCAGTGACTATAAAGCTACACCTTAATCAGAATGGAGATCACAGCACCAAAGTTCTGCAGACAGACCCAGCCACTCTGCTCCATTTGGTTCAGCAACTGGAACAAGCATTGGAGGAGATGAAAACAAACCACTGTAGGAGAGTTGTGCGCAATATCAAGTAG